From Streptomyces cyaneogriseus subsp. noncyanogenus, the proteins below share one genomic window:
- the lysA gene encoding diaminopimelate decarboxylase, producing MDRFTYKNGSLHCEEVNLEDLAVEYGTPTYVYSRDTLATHLADLTAAFADLDPLVCYAVKTCSNLHLLHELGAGGAGADVVSGGELHRALTAGIPAERIVFAGVGKSREELEEAVAHNIGYVNVESESELELLADVVRQAGRTQRVAIRVNPDVQGHGTPEKTTTGTRGSKFGVDLERVADVFARAAQLPQLRLAGLHVHLGSPIYSPEPYVRALTRVLELEARLRAAGHPIEVINMGGGFAADYETGLAPGWKEYAAAIVPVLRPFVAAGGRVIMEPGRSIAANAGVLLTRVRYLKSAGPRTVAIVDAGMNNLIRAALYDAFHFMWPVRPAGGLVPPNRTEDLRLEDSQEYDVAGPICESSDYLARARSLPRLGEGDLLAVFGAGAYGMAMASQYNSSLRPAEVLVEGDGSRLIRRRDTYHDLVAAELDLPGGKF from the coding sequence GTGGACAGGTTCACGTACAAGAACGGCTCGCTGCACTGCGAGGAGGTGAACCTGGAGGACCTGGCCGTCGAGTACGGCACACCGACGTACGTGTACTCCCGCGATACGCTGGCCACCCACCTCGCCGACCTGACCGCGGCCTTCGCCGACCTCGACCCGCTCGTCTGCTACGCCGTCAAGACCTGCAGCAACCTGCACCTGCTGCACGAGCTCGGGGCCGGCGGGGCCGGCGCCGACGTGGTCAGCGGCGGCGAGCTGCACCGGGCGCTGACCGCGGGCATCCCGGCGGAGCGCATCGTCTTCGCCGGGGTCGGCAAGTCGCGGGAGGAACTCGAAGAGGCGGTCGCCCACAACATCGGCTATGTCAACGTCGAGTCCGAATCCGAGCTGGAACTGCTGGCCGATGTCGTACGGCAGGCCGGCCGCACCCAGCGCGTCGCCATCCGCGTCAATCCCGACGTGCAGGGCCACGGCACCCCGGAGAAGACCACCACGGGCACCCGCGGCAGCAAGTTCGGCGTGGACCTGGAGCGGGTCGCGGACGTCTTCGCGCGCGCCGCACAGCTACCGCAGCTACGGCTGGCCGGACTCCACGTCCACCTCGGCTCGCCCATCTACTCTCCCGAGCCGTACGTCCGGGCGCTGACCCGCGTCCTGGAGCTGGAGGCGCGGTTGCGCGCCGCCGGCCACCCCATCGAAGTCATCAACATGGGCGGCGGGTTCGCGGCCGACTACGAGACGGGGCTGGCGCCCGGGTGGAAGGAGTACGCGGCGGCCATCGTCCCGGTGCTGCGGCCCTTCGTCGCGGCCGGCGGCCGCGTCATCATGGAGCCGGGCCGCTCCATCGCCGCCAACGCCGGGGTGCTGCTCACCCGTGTGCGCTATCTCAAGAGCGCCGGCCCGCGCACGGTGGCCATCGTCGACGCGGGCATGAACAACCTGATCCGCGCGGCGCTGTACGACGCCTTCCACTTCATGTGGCCGGTGCGCCCGGCCGGCGGTCTCGTCCCCCCGAACCGCACCGAGGACCTGCGCCTGGAAGACTCCCAGGAGTACGACGTGGCCGGCCCCATCTGCGAGTCCAGCGACTACCTGGCCCGTGCCCGCTCGCTCCCTCGTCTGGGCGAGGGCGACCTGCTGGCCGTCTTCGGGGCCGGCGCCTACGGCATGGCCATGGCCAGCCAGTACAACTCCTCGCTGCGCCCCGCCGAGGTGCTGGTGGAAGGAGACGGCAGCCGGCTGATCCGCCGGCGGGACACCTACCACGACCTGGTCGCGGCGGAACTGGACCTGCCCGGGGGGAAGTTCTAG
- a CDS encoding APC family permease: MIDDSSVVERRKLKKNLGRFDILFFLLCTIVGLDTVGTVAAHGPEAFTWMIVLAAVFFVPSALLFAELGAAFPQEGGPYLWVRLAFGHLAGAFTAFLYWVTTPVWVGGTLSVAAVTAFTTFFGDGTTLGGAGFYAGALAFVWTGVLAAVLSFRIGKWIPILGGWARLVLLGLFSATVLVYAVKNGLHGFGAGDFVPTWAGFIGLIPVLMFNYVGFELPSSAGEEMRDPQRDVPFAIFRSAVLSVLLYSVPVLGILLVLPVAAVTGLGGFLDAVRQVFTVYGGHVQADGTVVLTGLGQVLGSACAVAFALTLFSSGTAWLMGSDRALAVAGYDGAAPRGLGVLSERFGTPVRVNLLSGVVATGVLVLTHELTGGDTAKYFGAVLSLAVSTTLISYLWIFPALPALRTRFPDVERPYRAPYPTAIATLLTLLIAFATLQLTMPGLGADWFGADFAPSGWTHDERWTYLATQGLPLLGFALLAVAFWALAARTRRRQAPDR, translated from the coding sequence TTGATCGACGACAGCTCGGTGGTCGAACGACGCAAACTGAAAAAGAATCTTGGCCGGTTCGACATCCTCTTTTTTCTGCTGTGCACCATCGTCGGACTGGACACCGTCGGCACCGTCGCGGCCCACGGCCCCGAGGCGTTCACCTGGATGATCGTGCTCGCGGCCGTCTTCTTCGTCCCCTCGGCCCTGCTGTTCGCCGAGCTGGGAGCCGCTTTCCCCCAGGAAGGCGGCCCCTACCTGTGGGTCCGGCTCGCCTTCGGTCACCTGGCCGGAGCCTTCACCGCCTTCCTGTACTGGGTCACCACCCCGGTGTGGGTCGGCGGCACGCTTTCGGTCGCGGCCGTCACCGCCTTCACCACCTTCTTCGGCGACGGCACCACGCTGGGCGGCGCCGGGTTCTACGCCGGCGCGCTGGCCTTCGTCTGGACCGGAGTACTCGCCGCGGTGCTGTCGTTCCGGATCGGCAAGTGGATCCCCATCCTGGGCGGCTGGGCCCGCCTGGTGCTGCTCGGCCTCTTCTCCGCCACCGTGCTGGTCTACGCCGTCAAGAACGGGCTGCACGGCTTCGGCGCGGGCGACTTCGTCCCCACCTGGGCGGGCTTCATCGGGCTCATACCGGTGCTGATGTTCAACTACGTGGGCTTCGAACTGCCCAGCAGCGCGGGAGAGGAGATGCGCGACCCCCAGCGGGACGTCCCCTTCGCCATCTTCCGCAGCGCCGTGCTCAGCGTGCTGCTCTACTCCGTCCCGGTGCTGGGCATCCTGCTGGTGCTGCCGGTGGCGGCGGTCACCGGACTCGGCGGTTTCCTCGACGCGGTGCGGCAGGTCTTCACCGTCTACGGCGGCCATGTGCAGGCCGACGGCACGGTGGTGCTCACCGGCCTGGGGCAGGTGCTGGGAAGCGCCTGCGCGGTGGCCTTCGCGCTGACCCTGTTCTCCTCCGGCACCGCATGGCTGATGGGTTCCGACCGGGCCCTGGCCGTCGCCGGCTACGACGGCGCCGCGCCGCGCGGTCTGGGCGTGCTCTCCGAGCGGTTCGGTACACCCGTGCGCGTCAACCTGCTCTCCGGCGTGGTCGCCACCGGCGTGCTCGTGCTCACCCATGAGCTGACCGGCGGCGACACGGCCAAGTACTTCGGCGCGGTGCTCTCCCTCGCCGTGTCCACCACACTGATCAGCTACCTGTGGATCTTTCCGGCACTCCCGGCGCTGCGCACCAGGTTTCCCGACGTCGAACGGCCCTACCGGGCTCCGTACCCCACCGCGATCGCGACCCTGCTGACCCTGCTGATCGCCTTCGCCACCCTCCAGCTGACAATGCCCGGGCTGGGGGCCGACTGGTTCGGCGCGGACTTCGCGCCCTCGGGGTGGACCCACGACGAGCGCTGGACGTATCTGGCCACCCAAGGGCTGCCGCTGCTCGGCTTCGCCCTGCTGGCGGTGGCCTTCTGGGCCCTGGCCGCCCGTACCCGGCGCCGTCAGGCCCCGGACCGCTGA
- a CDS encoding B12-binding domain-containing radical SAM protein produces the protein MFSEEMGFDCDIEIIDMQLGGQRIPYKTIPYGPHQMDCFRYGSPFEDFVEQIRGADIHGLTCNFTNSAQITADLARFIKAVNPRAFVVAGGVDPTARPHYYLQRGVDLVVQGEGEWVFSRVVQAFANGGDYSEIPNTATLDRIAPKIDMSHILDMNALPPMALDLVGDLSLYTDTAEGPPPEGVGTNYICWETSRGCAWRCSFCTAPSRGKYRFMSPAAVEAHLKYFRSLGIKTIVWQEDNPLSRIQQNGTGRYLYDSGREELLDIFRMIRSYGFAWEFANGIEFGKFRQNGRFDHELAEALLGSDKSADGWTGCYRVQIPLDNMNIAKSRFPKLLGFDEQVDILATMLTDYGVGHQTYDLFIGYPEQDAVAVDQFNDYCRRIKEELSALGGDTYQPYFNVFNLSLLPGARDYTTLRKLLAFDVEENPEVIGIFLSAINTDHFSYWDVYQKRLEMTNALNDRELHRLYDGIYAGPTTAGV, from the coding sequence ATGTTCTCGGAAGAAATGGGCTTCGACTGCGACATCGAGATCATCGATATGCAGCTCGGCGGGCAGCGCATCCCGTACAAGACCATCCCGTACGGCCCGCACCAGATGGACTGCTTCCGCTACGGATCTCCCTTCGAGGATTTCGTCGAGCAGATCCGGGGAGCCGATATCCACGGACTGACCTGCAATTTCACGAACAGTGCGCAGATCACCGCGGACCTCGCCCGGTTCATCAAGGCCGTCAACCCCAGGGCCTTCGTGGTGGCCGGCGGCGTCGATCCCACGGCCCGCCCGCACTACTACCTCCAGCGCGGGGTCGACCTGGTCGTCCAGGGCGAGGGCGAATGGGTCTTCTCGCGGGTCGTCCAGGCCTTCGCCAACGGCGGCGACTACAGCGAGATCCCCAACACCGCCACCCTCGACCGGATCGCGCCGAAGATCGACATGTCGCACATCCTCGACATGAACGCCCTGCCGCCGATGGCCCTCGACCTGGTCGGCGACCTCTCGCTGTACACCGACACCGCCGAGGGCCCGCCCCCCGAGGGCGTGGGCACCAACTACATCTGCTGGGAGACCTCCCGCGGCTGCGCCTGGCGCTGCTCCTTCTGCACCGCCCCCTCGCGCGGCAAGTACCGCTTCATGTCGCCCGCCGCGGTGGAGGCGCACCTGAAGTACTTCCGCTCGCTGGGCATCAAGACCATCGTGTGGCAGGAGGACAACCCGCTCTCGCGCATCCAGCAGAACGGCACCGGGCGCTACCTGTACGACAGCGGCCGCGAGGAACTCCTCGACATCTTCCGGATGATCCGCTCGTACGGGTTCGCCTGGGAGTTCGCCAACGGCATCGAGTTCGGCAAGTTCCGGCAGAACGGCCGGTTCGACCACGAGCTGGCCGAAGCGCTGCTGGGCAGCGACAAGTCGGCCGACGGATGGACCGGCTGCTACCGGGTCCAGATCCCGCTCGACAACATGAACATCGCCAAGAGCCGTTTCCCGAAGCTCCTCGGCTTCGACGAGCAGGTCGACATCCTGGCGACGATGCTCACCGACTACGGCGTCGGGCATCAGACCTACGACCTGTTCATCGGCTACCCGGAGCAGGACGCCGTCGCGGTCGACCAGTTCAACGACTACTGCCGGCGCATCAAGGAGGAGCTGAGCGCCCTGGGCGGCGACACCTACCAGCCCTACTTCAACGTCTTCAACCTCTCGCTGCTCCCCGGGGCCCGCGACTACACCACGTTGCGCAAGCTGCTGGCCTTCGACGTGGAGGAGAACCCGGAAGTGATCGGGATCTTCCTGTCGGCGATCAACACCGACCACTTCAGCTACTGGGACGTCTACCAGAAACGCCTGGAGATGACCAACGCCCTCAACGACCGCGAGCTGCACCGGCTGTACGACGGGATCTACGCCGGTCCGACCACGGCGGGGGTGTGA
- a CDS encoding FecCD family ABC transporter permease, which produces MTAPVTDTGAGHSVRQRRQEDRRAGPAGLAVVLAVLAVLLVVSAMAGLAIGSVRVPPGQVWGIVAHALGADWARPDWSAARETIVLDVRAPRVLLGAVAGAGLAVVGSAMQALIRNPLAEPYLLGVSSGASLGAVVVIVFGVTLFGPVSLSVAAFAGALGALLLVYATARTGGRITSARLVLSGVAIAAVLTAVLDLLLLTTDRGNETRAVLAWTLGGLGGVSWDTLWLPGAALLLGIGILMVQARNLNLLLAGEEAATTMGLDVARFRARMFVLLSLVTGVLVAACGPIGFVGLMLPHIVRLVVGGDHRRVLPTAALGGAVFLVWADIAARVVAAPLEIPVGVLTALCGGPFFLWLMRRDARRSGERGGA; this is translated from the coding sequence GTGACGGCCCCGGTCACCGACACCGGCGCCGGGCACTCCGTGCGACAGCGACGACAGGAAGACCGGCGAGCGGGCCCGGCCGGTCTCGCCGTCGTACTCGCCGTCCTGGCCGTCCTGCTGGTGGTATCCGCCATGGCGGGCCTGGCCATCGGCTCGGTGCGGGTGCCGCCCGGCCAGGTGTGGGGCATCGTGGCGCACGCGCTGGGCGCCGACTGGGCAAGACCGGATTGGTCCGCCGCCCGGGAGACCATCGTGCTGGACGTACGGGCGCCGCGGGTGCTGCTCGGCGCGGTGGCCGGCGCCGGGCTCGCCGTGGTGGGCAGCGCCATGCAAGCCCTGATCCGCAATCCGCTCGCCGAGCCCTATCTGCTCGGTGTCTCCTCGGGGGCGTCCCTGGGCGCCGTCGTGGTGATCGTGTTCGGAGTGACCCTCTTCGGGCCGGTGTCTCTGTCGGTCGCCGCGTTCGCGGGCGCCCTGGGCGCGCTGCTGCTCGTCTACGCCACCGCGCGCACCGGCGGCCGGATCACCTCCGCACGGCTGGTTCTGTCCGGTGTGGCCATCGCCGCGGTACTCACCGCCGTACTGGACCTTCTGCTGCTCACCACCGACCGGGGCAACGAGACGCGCGCGGTCCTCGCCTGGACCCTCGGCGGTCTCGGCGGCGTGAGCTGGGACACGCTGTGGCTTCCGGGCGCCGCCCTGCTGCTGGGCATCGGCATCCTCATGGTCCAGGCCCGCAATCTGAACCTGCTCCTCGCCGGCGAGGAGGCCGCGACGACGATGGGGCTGGACGTGGCCCGCTTCCGCGCCCGCATGTTCGTCCTGCTCTCCCTCGTCACCGGCGTCCTGGTCGCGGCGTGCGGACCGATCGGCTTCGTCGGCCTGATGCTGCCGCACATCGTCCGTCTCGTCGTCGGCGGCGACCACCGCCGCGTCCTGCCGACGGCAGCGCTCGGCGGCGCCGTCTTCCTCGTCTGGGCGGACATCGCCGCACGGGTCGTCGCCGCGCCGCTGGAGATACCCGTCGGCGTGCTCACGGCACTGTGCGGCGGCCCGTTCTTCCTGTGGCTGATGCGCCGCGACGCCCGGCGGAGCGGCGAGCGAGGAGGGGCATGA
- a CDS encoding B12-binding domain-containing radical SAM protein gives MSAVKVHLYYAPYPGQRFAGEEETISPVRVFNPKSALATLAAGTRAHLAEWGVEAEIRIIDTQVDDDEPVHYKSFAYGPRTIECLRFGGAFERYDASLREADIIGISNNFTNSAGAVTDFAKHAKAVNPRALVVAGGMDATARSEWYLDNGFDVVVQLEGEFLFAKVIEAVANGTPLKDAVFCREHRGGRIVFGSPAINLNELPPMALDLVEGYERYNDTGEGTPPPTVAAPFTCFESSRGCHRTCSFCATPMRGKYRYMSPEAVERHFAYFRGMGIRNILFQEDNILSRLQRSGRGTMYYESGRDEVIRIFQLAREYGFSWEFANGLEFGKFLDMGKPDLELMEYMFWSDRSGDTWRGCYRVQIPLEFLGEDPTSKFNKLRGFEEELEILEAMLNYGVDYQTFNVLIGHDGDDRAAIDTYLRRSLQLKEALLDRAPQVVPYFNIFNRTLLPGTADFRKKHERLEFDIDRDPEVISVYLSPMNTEHLSYYELLDERLRLMRELNGDLIDQYDGIHRAPLTEADSTS, from the coding sequence GTGAGCGCAGTGAAGGTGCACCTCTACTACGCTCCCTACCCCGGCCAGCGGTTCGCCGGGGAGGAGGAGACCATCAGCCCGGTGCGGGTCTTCAATCCCAAGAGCGCCCTGGCCACACTGGCCGCCGGCACGCGCGCCCACCTCGCCGAGTGGGGTGTCGAAGCAGAGATCAGGATCATCGACACCCAGGTGGACGACGACGAGCCGGTGCACTACAAGTCGTTCGCCTACGGCCCGCGCACCATCGAGTGCCTTCGCTTCGGCGGCGCCTTCGAGCGCTACGACGCGTCCCTGCGCGAAGCGGACATCATCGGCATCTCCAACAACTTCACCAACTCCGCCGGTGCCGTCACCGACTTCGCCAAGCACGCCAAGGCGGTCAACCCGCGCGCCCTGGTCGTCGCCGGCGGCATGGACGCCACCGCCCGCTCCGAGTGGTACCTGGACAACGGCTTCGACGTGGTCGTCCAACTGGAGGGGGAGTTCCTCTTCGCCAAGGTGATCGAGGCGGTGGCCAACGGCACACCCCTGAAGGACGCGGTCTTCTGCCGCGAGCACCGCGGCGGCCGGATCGTCTTCGGCAGTCCCGCCATCAACCTCAACGAACTGCCCCCGATGGCCCTGGACCTGGTCGAGGGATACGAGCGATACAACGACACCGGCGAAGGCACCCCGCCACCGACCGTGGCTGCCCCCTTCACCTGCTTCGAGTCCTCCCGAGGCTGCCACCGCACCTGCTCCTTCTGCGCGACTCCGATGCGCGGCAAGTACCGCTACATGTCACCGGAGGCGGTCGAGCGCCACTTCGCCTACTTCCGCGGCATGGGAATCCGCAACATCCTCTTCCAGGAGGACAACATCCTCTCCCGCCTGCAACGCAGCGGACGCGGCACCATGTACTACGAGAGCGGCCGCGACGAGGTCATACGGATCTTCCAGTTGGCCCGCGAGTACGGCTTCTCCTGGGAGTTCGCCAACGGCCTGGAGTTCGGCAAGTTCCTCGACATGGGCAAGCCGGACCTGGAGCTGATGGAGTACATGTTCTGGAGCGACCGGTCGGGCGACACCTGGCGGGGCTGCTACCGCGTGCAGATCCCGCTGGAGTTCCTGGGCGAGGACCCCACCAGCAAGTTCAACAAGCTGCGCGGCTTCGAGGAAGAGCTGGAGATCCTGGAGGCCATGCTCAACTACGGGGTCGACTACCAGACGTTCAACGTGCTGATCGGGCACGACGGTGACGACCGGGCCGCCATCGACACCTATCTGCGGCGCAGTCTGCAGCTGAAGGAGGCCCTGCTGGACCGCGCACCCCAGGTCGTGCCGTACTTCAACATCTTCAACCGGACCCTGCTGCCGGGCACGGCCGACTTCAGGAAGAAGCACGAGCGCCTGGAGTTCGACATCGACCGCGATCCGGAGGTCATCAGCGTCTACCTCTCGCCGATGAACACGGAGCACCTGTCCTACTACGAGCTCCTGGACGAGCGGCTGCGCCTCATGAGGGAGCTGAACGGCGACCTCATCGACCAGTACGACGGCATCCACCGAGCCCCTCTGACGGAAGCCGACAGCACGTCGTGA
- a CDS encoding ABC transporter ATP-binding protein, producing MTGAELVIDGVTLTAGAHRLVEDVSLTARPGEVVGLVGPNGSGKSSLLRAVYRVLRPAAGRVGVDGTDAWSLPVRQLARTVAAVVQESGAESDLSVREVVAMGRTPHKRLLDGDTLEDAELIRSALAAVDATALAHRPFDRLSGGERRRVLIARALAQQPSLLVLDEPTNHLDIRHQLEVLSTVRRLPATVLVALHDLNLAAYYCDRLYVLCDGEVTASGPPADILTPLLLAEVYGVECEVAIHPRTGAPQVTFLPGEPSPAAPAVS from the coding sequence ATGACCGGCGCGGAACTCGTCATCGACGGCGTCACCCTCACCGCAGGCGCGCACCGCCTGGTCGAGGATGTCTCCCTGACCGCCCGGCCCGGCGAGGTCGTCGGCCTGGTCGGGCCGAACGGCAGCGGCAAGTCCAGCCTGCTGCGCGCCGTCTACCGGGTCCTGCGCCCCGCGGCCGGGCGGGTCGGTGTCGACGGAACCGACGCCTGGTCGCTGCCCGTGCGGCAGCTCGCCCGGACGGTGGCGGCGGTGGTACAGGAGTCGGGCGCCGAGTCCGACCTCTCGGTGCGCGAGGTGGTCGCGATGGGCCGCACTCCGCACAAACGGCTGCTCGACGGGGACACCTTGGAGGACGCCGAGCTGATCCGGTCGGCGCTCGCCGCGGTGGACGCCACCGCCCTGGCCCACCGTCCCTTCGACCGGCTCTCCGGTGGCGAACGCCGACGCGTGCTCATCGCCCGCGCCCTCGCCCAGCAGCCGTCGCTGCTGGTCCTGGACGAGCCGACCAACCACCTCGACATCCGCCACCAGCTCGAAGTCCTGTCCACCGTGCGGCGGCTGCCCGCGACGGTCCTGGTGGCCCTGCACGACCTCAACCTGGCCGCGTACTACTGCGACCGCCTCTACGTGCTGTGCGACGGCGAGGTCACCGCCTCGGGTCCGCCCGCCGACATCCTCACGCCCCTGCTCCTGGCGGAGGTCTACGGCGTGGAGTGCGAGGTCGCCATCCATCCACGCACGGGCGCGCCCCAGGTGACCTTCCTCCCCGGCGAGCCGTCCCCTGCCGCCCCGGCCGTCTCCTGA
- a CDS encoding MFS transporter: MKRVTAHRWRRYGFGALWLGQSLSLVGTQIGTLALSLVAVIHLDAGSDQLGVIRALQYLPFLLFALPLGPLVDRKDRRRLMLVADVARAVLVAAVPLLHLLGLLSLWWLYTVPFLLGVFQALFDSAYLAYVPQLVGRERLTRANRNLQASQSAADLGGPGLGGLVCGAIGAPLALLLDAVSFAVSAVTLALIKPFRRTERPAPEAPMPGTPASAAPAPVRQAVATWWREVREGIVFVFRQAELRALAVETAVFNACEQGILVLYTVYAVQELRFSPLLLGLTLAAGGVGALFGTFLSERASRRLGLGRTIVLGSVVGSAAFLLIPAAAGGRTAVFAVVCLGFGLAGVATGISNVLQVSLRQMLTPDSLTGRMTASLRFVAYGMVPIGSVLGGVLGSVLGLRPGLWLLSAALLFGPLAIICSPLPRRRTLPDRPPTDGHTKALERS, encoded by the coding sequence GTGAAACGAGTCACCGCCCACCGCTGGCGGCGGTACGGCTTCGGCGCCCTGTGGCTGGGGCAGAGCCTGTCGCTGGTGGGCACCCAGATCGGCACCCTGGCCCTGTCCCTCGTCGCCGTGATCCACCTGGACGCCGGATCCGACCAGCTCGGCGTGATCAGGGCCTTGCAGTACCTGCCCTTCCTGCTGTTCGCCCTGCCACTGGGGCCGCTGGTCGACCGCAAGGACCGCCGGCGGCTGATGCTGGTGGCGGACGTGGCACGCGCGGTCCTGGTGGCCGCCGTGCCGCTGCTCCACCTACTGGGGCTGCTCAGCCTGTGGTGGCTGTACACGGTCCCGTTCCTGCTGGGCGTCTTCCAGGCGCTGTTCGATTCGGCCTACCTGGCCTACGTACCCCAGTTGGTGGGCCGGGAGCGGCTCACCCGCGCCAACCGCAACCTCCAGGCCAGCCAGTCCGCGGCCGACCTCGGCGGCCCCGGGCTGGGCGGGCTGGTGTGCGGGGCGATCGGGGCTCCCCTCGCGCTGTTGCTCGATGCCGTCTCCTTCGCCGTCTCCGCGGTGACACTCGCGCTGATCAAGCCGTTCCGCCGCACCGAGCGCCCGGCGCCCGAAGCGCCGATGCCCGGAACCCCGGCGTCCGCCGCCCCAGCGCCGGTCCGCCAGGCGGTGGCGACGTGGTGGCGCGAGGTCCGCGAAGGCATCGTCTTCGTCTTCCGGCAGGCCGAGCTGCGTGCACTGGCCGTGGAGACCGCGGTCTTCAACGCCTGCGAGCAGGGCATCCTGGTGCTGTACACGGTCTACGCGGTCCAGGAACTGCGGTTCTCGCCGCTGCTGCTCGGCCTCACCCTGGCGGCGGGCGGAGTGGGCGCGCTGTTCGGCACGTTCCTGTCCGAGCGGGCCAGCCGGCGCCTGGGCCTGGGGCGCACCATCGTGCTGGGCTCGGTGGTGGGCAGCGCCGCCTTCCTGCTGATCCCGGCGGCCGCGGGCGGGCGGACGGCGGTCTTCGCCGTCGTCTGCCTGGGGTTCGGCCTGGCGGGGGTGGCCACCGGCATCTCCAACGTGCTGCAGGTGTCACTGCGCCAGATGCTCACCCCGGACTCCCTCACCGGCCGGATGACCGCCTCCCTGCGCTTCGTGGCGTACGGCATGGTGCCGATCGGTTCCGTGCTGGGCGGTGTGCTCGGCTCCGTGCTCGGTCTGCGGCCCGGGTTGTGGCTGCTGTCCGCGGCGCTGCTGTTCGGACCGCTGGCCATCATCTGCTCCCCGCTGCCGAGGCGCCGTACCCTTCCCGACCGTCCGCCAACTGACGGTCATACAAAAGCACTTGAGCGTTCCTGA
- a CDS encoding RICIN domain-containing protein, whose protein sequence is MESHAVGVLSRAFTVLTATLALILGLFAQAGAAQAGTARADGASGLTGLTFTSVNNGRNLDVQNGNTGDGVFLVTNSAPGYHQEWSVNRQADGSFTLANDDTGKCMATGFPLTQQSCSGAASQRWYFQPVSGAAGTFMIRNAGDNKCLDVFLAAQNNDAWTQTYTCNGTKAQRWTIPSTAAADAFKAAVDYASKRCQKDAATCSWSKGSQAPAEPLPMQCVSPVWYNGTGAPVPWTFSLTTSSGWSSEISVSFETGLTVGEPSPVQTKVALTTTGKITYSLNQTLGNSLTINVPANHYGWVALSELATKVTGEWTFDANGYPWKAQDTVTVPLTSDDAGRASIYLAKTNAQFTGCGG, encoded by the coding sequence ATGGAATCGCACGCAGTCGGCGTCTTATCCAGGGCGTTCACCGTCCTGACGGCCACGCTGGCCCTCATCCTCGGCCTCTTCGCGCAGGCCGGCGCAGCGCAGGCCGGCACCGCCCGGGCCGATGGCGCATCGGGCTTGACCGGTCTGACGTTCACCTCGGTCAACAACGGCCGGAACCTGGACGTGCAGAACGGCAACACCGGCGACGGCGTCTTCCTCGTCACGAACTCCGCACCCGGCTACCACCAGGAGTGGAGCGTCAATCGGCAGGCCGACGGGTCGTTCACCCTCGCCAACGACGACACCGGTAAGTGCATGGCGACCGGCTTCCCGCTCACGCAGCAGTCCTGTTCCGGGGCGGCGAGCCAGCGGTGGTACTTCCAGCCCGTCAGCGGTGCCGCCGGCACATTCATGATCCGTAACGCCGGTGACAACAAGTGCCTCGACGTCTTCCTGGCCGCCCAGAACAACGACGCGTGGACCCAGACCTACACCTGCAACGGCACGAAGGCGCAGCGCTGGACCATTCCTTCCACGGCCGCCGCCGACGCCTTCAAGGCCGCCGTGGACTACGCGTCCAAGCGCTGCCAGAAGGACGCGGCGACGTGCTCGTGGAGCAAGGGCTCCCAGGCCCCTGCCGAGCCGCTGCCCATGCAGTGTGTCTCCCCCGTCTGGTACAACGGCACCGGCGCTCCGGTGCCCTGGACGTTCTCGCTGACCACCTCCAGTGGCTGGTCGTCCGAGATCAGCGTCTCCTTCGAGACGGGGCTGACCGTGGGGGAGCCGAGCCCCGTGCAGACGAAGGTCGCCCTCACCACCACCGGCAAGATCACCTACAGCCTGAACCAGACACTCGGCAACAGCCTGACGATCAACGTGCCGGCCAACCACTACGGATGGGTGGCCCTCTCCGAACTGGCGACGAAGGTGACCGGCGAGTGGACCTTCGACGCGAACGGTTACCCCTGGAAGGCGCAGGACACCGTCACGGTCCCGCTGACCAGTGATGACGCGGGCCGGGCCAGCATCTACCTGGCGAAGACCAACGCGCAGTTCACGGGCTGCGGTGGCTGA